The genomic DNA CAATTGTTCCAGTGATCTGCTTGTCGTTCAAGGCATCATCCTGAATCACGAATTTCACATCAGGGTACCAGCGTTCTACCAACTCCCCAATATTACTCAGGCTCTCCTTACGGAAGGAAACCACCCCTTCTTTCCATTGTGCAAACCGCTGCGCCTCACTGACTTTTCTCAGCGAATATTTTCTATCATCAGGACTGAACTTCAGCTGTTCAGCAGGTTTAAGCACGGCTAACTGATGCCCTGACTTATCTTTTACGCCCAAGCTTCCGGTAATCAAAGTGGTAATCACCTCGCGGTCGCTTTCATAAGCATCGACATTAAAAGTAGTTCCATAAACCACCATGTCTGCCGATTTGGTATCGACCACAAACTGGTGCTTTTTATCTTTGGCAACATCGAAATAGGCTTCACCAGACAAATGCACCCTTCTTTCATTGTTATGGAAAAAGTCGTTGGCATATTTCAGGCTCGAACCCGAATTCAGGCGTACTGTTGAGCCGTCAGGTAATTTTACACTGACAATCTGCCCCGGTTCAGCAAAAATTTCCGAATACAAAACCGCCTGTTGCTGTATATTGCCCATCAGTTGCCAGGCCAGCATGCCTAACAGGCAAAAAACAGGCACCAATACGGCGGCCACACGGCCCACAGACCAAAAAGGCTGAATTTGTGGCTGTTGCGGTCGTTTTTCCATCAGGCGATCGAATTGCTGTTGCAAAACGGCTTCGTCCATACGTTGCTGCTGCCCCTGCGAAAGCGCATAAGCAATTTTCAGCTCTGAAAACCGCTTTTCATTTGATGCAGAAGCCCTTAACCAATCCGATATCTCTTGATCGAAGGGCACTTCATCTGCTATATATTTTAATAATTTCTCCTCTGTCATTGGTCAATTGGATTAAGAATAAATAGGTCAGCACTACTGAAATCCACGAAGTGCCAAAAACCCTATATCAAGCATTAAAAATATTGTAAAAAGCTTAAAAAAGGGCTTTTCACATTTTTCATCTCCTGCTGAAACTGCAAGGAAAACACCTGCTGTCTGTCAGCTCCTGCATAAAAAACCCGGGCTGCTCGCACCATTTAGAAGGGCATCAGGCTAAAATATATTTTGCAGTCAGGTGGCGATCATGGATTTCAAAAACTTTCTGTTTTAAATTAGCACACACTAAAAATGAGGGCAATCATGAGGCTCCTCTTTAAAAATAGGCCCTGTTCCGAGGCTTTCTTCTGCCCCAATTTTCATCATCCCAAGATGACGACTTATCCATAAATCATCTGTTTTCATAGTCACAAAAATTGAATCAATAAAAATAAAGTCGATAGGTAGGTTGCTCCAAAAGGCGGTTATAATTGTATAAATAATAATCACTAAAATTACATTTACACTATATAAAGGTCGATTTAATAAAAAACCCTATACCTTAAAACAAAAAAAGCAATAAAATTTCTTAAAGAAATTTTATTGCTTCTTGCGTGTTCAAAAACACCATGATCATTTCAAGGGCTATTCCGCCCTGTTACGGCTCTTTTACTGAATCAGTATACGGGAGGTCCAATGGCTATTTTCACTTTGAATATGAATAAAAAATAAACCTTTTAGGCTTTGCGGAAGGGATTTAATATGATATACTCCCTTGACCCACCGCTCCTTACGACCTTGCCACTGCAGGCGTCCGGTAAGATCGAAAATCTGAACCCTGCCCTGCGTCATGGCCGGTGCAATAATGGTCAGTTCACCTGCTATTACAGGGTTGGGGTAAAGTTTAATATCGGTATGGGCCGCATCATTGTCCAGTGGGGGATTTTCCTTCACTTCAATAGTGCATGCATCCGTTTGCTCACCATCCACTGTCATGATGGTAACCGTTGCCTGCCCTTGCGCTATGGCCTGCACTTCGCCAGTAGCGCTCACCGTCAGCACAGACTCATCGCTACTCGACCAGCTCACGCCCTGCTCGGTGGCATTTTCAGGTGTCAAAATATAGGTCAGCTGGTGCATTGCCCCAACTTCCAGCAATTCCGCCGGACATTCTTCCAAAGCCACTGCCGTTACGGGAATTGAGCCAACTGCAGTTGTGGCCTGTATCAGGTTCGAATAATAGGAACTTCCGGTACCGTTATATGCCTTGATCCGGTATTCATAAGTGGTTTCTGAAAGGAGGTCATTATCTGTATAATTGTCGGTATCCGCCGTAAGGGCAGCGACCTCTTCAAAAGCGCTGTTCAGTGTTCTTCTTTCAATACGGAAGCCTGTTTCATTGTCTGCATTATCGTACCACTGAAGTGCCACCTGCTGAGGGCCGCTGGTGGCCATTAAGTCTGAGGGTGGTTTCGGTGCGCCAAATGGCGGTTCCACGAGGCACTTTCTTCGTATCGCCACCTCATCAATCCACACGTTCGCCGTGTTGTTTCCGAGGAAAAAATCAACCCGCACATTGGTGGTTTCCGTTGGCGGTGTAAACTCGAAAGTGTATTGTTCCACCTGTGTGGTAATGGCTGTAGGCTCTTTCAGGAAGCCCGTCCAGGGCGGAGCGGCAATAAATACATTGGTTTCGATATTTCTCGCCTGTTCTGCTTTGGCCAGAAAGGTCAGCCGGTAGGTTACCCCACCCTCCAGGTCCGCCGTCAGTGGACTGAAAAACTGAATTTTCTGGGGGCCGTCCCCCGCTTTTTCAATTTCAATGAAAGCGGCTTCTTCGCCAGACATCTGCGCATCATTCACCACGCGAAAGGTAGAGGCGGTCAGCCCCTCCTCCTCTCCTTCATTGTATAGCACCCAGTCCTGAATGTCGAGCCGAAATTCACCATTGCTCACCAAAGTGGAGCTTGCACAGGCTTCGCCCTCGAGGGTGGTGGCAGTGCTTTCATTACTGAAAGAGGACTGCCCGCCAGCATTAAATGCATACACGCGGTAGGTGTAAGCAGTTTGTGGTTTCAGCCCCTTATCGGAGAAAGACGTGACGTTGGCACTGCGCACCCCGACCTGCTGAAAATCACCACCGGCCTCTTTCCGCTCAATGCGAAAACCGGACTCATTGGTGGCTTGATCGGTCCAGCTGAGGTTAATTTGCCCAGCCCCAACCGCCTGACCTTCGAGGTCTTTGGGCGCTTCCGGTGCATCAGGCAATGGCCCCGCATCTTCTATTGGGCGTTTCCATGACCCGGCCCCTGCGGAACTGATCCATACATGCCGTTGCCCATTTACATCTGCCGCCATGCGCGCCGAAGTGAAGCCTCCGAAGTATAAATTATCCGTCCACTCCTCCCACGCTACCGAGGCTCCGGCGATGGTTCCTTTGTAAACACCATAAGTTTTTTGCTGACGGTGATCGTAATAACAGACGATGATCTGATCGTCGTAACCCACAATTCCTCCTTTACTGGTAAATCGGTAATCCTGCGCCACCTGCGCATACCACGAAGGCTCGTTGATCGTTTTCACCAATTGGCGATCAATCACTTTGGTCCAGCTTTCGCCTTCATCAAGGGAAAGTACCCCAATGTAATTGCTGCCATCGCTACCGGTTTCTGAAGAAGCCCCGAAGTAAAACACATAAACCTGTCCGTTGTACTCCCAGGTGGTTACTTCGGCGTCCCAGCTTGAGCCGTTATAAATTTTCGTCCAGGTCCAGTCTTCAAGTCCTGCGCCCGTTCTTTCTCCTTTATAGACCCCCTGACTTCCCGTGCTTCCATTCAGGTAAACAATATCGGGATTGGTGGGGTGTGGGGCGATTTTCTTTACACTTTTGACATTGTTCAGCACCCCGTTGGAGATTTTAACCACATTGGCCACTCCCTCTTCCATGGCCTGACCGAGGTCATCGACCATAAACATGCCCACATTGGAGGCGAACATAAATACCCGTTCGGGCTTGGCAGGAGAAACCTCCACATCGCGTAAAACATTATCAGCACCGCCCGTAGGGAGCCCCCCTTTTTGCTCGGCACCGCCGGCGAGAAACACCCATTCATCGTCAGGGGAATGGGTGGTGAGCTTTTTGCCGTAAAGGCGCCCATCGCCAATCCCGATCGCTCCGCCATAACCTTCGGTCATTTGCGCAAGCACCGTCGGGGTACCGTCGGCATCGCCAATGGTAACCGCCTGCACATCGGATAAATTCTGCCCCTTACTGCCGCCACCGCTTGCCCGATGCCATACATTTGACCACGACACACCGCCGTCCCAGCTTTCCATCGGACCGTTGTCGCCCTGCCCCTGAATCACATAATTTTCATGTACTGCAATATCATAAGAGTAGGTGCTTTCCGTTCCACGTCCCTGATAGCAAGGCCACAATGAATTCCCCCAGGTAGGAGCCTTCACCATAATATCGTAATTCGGAATGCTGTATTTATTGTTCCAGCTGTAGGTGCCATTGGCATAATCCGCCGAGAAAATCGTCTGATTGGAAGTGGACCACACCGCACGGTCCCAGTTCGCAGGGGTATAATGAACATAGCGCGGGTTCGGGTCTGCAATGTCCCATCCGTTATCATACCCTTCATGCCCATCCCAGATAATTTCAAAACTGTATGTGGCACTGTTGCCGGACCAGTCGAAAGTGGCTTCGTGCAGTCCGCTTCTTGTTCTGCGGAGGCTCAAAAGAACCTTATGCTGATTGCCCGTAGAACGGGGATCTACCTCAGGGTACCAGAAATCGAGGGCTTTCACCCCCTCCGACGCCTTGATCCAGCTGTCGGCAGTAACTTCTGCAGTGGGGGTAGCAAACAGGTAACCGTTGTTTCCGCTGGTGAGGAATACGGCATAAAGTTTGGTGCCGTCGGGGCTTAAAGCAATCCCCTGATTTTTGGCTACACCTGCGGGTTTTGTCAGTGCCGACCACGTAGCCCCGCCATCGGTACTTTTGAAAATCCCCTGTGCCGTACCCATATACACTTGCCCTTGGTTTTGAGCATCATATAAAATGGTAAACACATTCCTGTCCTGGCTATTGCCAGTATACTGCACCACCTGCCAGTTTTGACCGCCATCAGTAGAGCGAAAAATTTCACCGTTCCCCGTGGTGCCCATGCCAAACTGATTCGCGAAATCATAATCATCGCGCCAGCCAATACCTGCGAGGATATTGTTTTCGTTGAAGGGGTCCACGGCAATGGCTCCCACGGACTTTTTCCTGCTGATTTCCACCAGCTCGGAACTGTTTCCGCCATCATTGGAAACTTCGAGCCCGTAAACGGTCCCGACG from Persicobacter psychrovividus includes the following:
- a CDS encoding FecR family protein, producing the protein MTEEKLLKYIADEVPFDQEISDWLRASASNEKRFSELKIAYALSQGQQQRMDEAVLQQQFDRLMEKRPQQPQIQPFWSVGRVAAVLVPVFCLLGMLAWQLMGNIQQQAVLYSEIFAEPGQIVSVKLPDGSTVRLNSGSSLKYANDFFHNNERRVHLSGEAYFDVAKDKKHQFVVDTKSADMVVYGTTFNVDAYESDREVITTLITGSLGVKDKSGHQLAVLKPAEQLKFSPDDRKYSLRKVSEAQRFAQWKEGVVSFRKESLSNIGELVERWYPDVKFVIQDDALNDKQITGTIVKSKPIDQFVKAISLSTDLKYEIKNKKGVTLIIFE
- a CDS encoding fibronectin type III domain-containing protein, with protein sequence MKYHLLFLLLWISTYNAQAQWVSINPGAGGQVQDVVPSPNTPNHLLLASDMEGIYESTDNGESWHPKGSLKQNRVYSVAFTPGNTEKIYVGTVYGLEVSNDGGNSSELVEISRKKSVGAIAVDPFNENNILAGIGWRDDYDFANQFGMGTTGNGEIFRSTDGGQNWQVVQYTGNSQDRNVFTILYDAQNQGQVYMGTAQGIFKSTDGGATWSALTKPAGVAKNQGIALSPDGTKLYAVFLTSGNNGYLFATPTAEVTADSWIKASEGVKALDFWYPEVDPRSTGNQHKVLLSLRRTRSGLHEATFDWSGNSATYSFEIIWDGHEGYDNGWDIADPNPRYVHYTPANWDRAVWSTSNQTIFSADYANGTYSWNNKYSIPNYDIMVKAPTWGNSLWPCYQGRGTESTYSYDIAVHENYVIQGQGDNGPMESWDGGVSWSNVWHRASGGGSKGQNLSDVQAVTIGDADGTPTVLAQMTEGYGGAIGIGDGRLYGKKLTTHSPDDEWVFLAGGAEQKGGLPTGGADNVLRDVEVSPAKPERVFMFASNVGMFMVDDLGQAMEEGVANVVKISNGVLNNVKSVKKIAPHPTNPDIVYLNGSTGSQGVYKGERTGAGLEDWTWTKIYNGSSWDAEVTTWEYNGQVYVFYFGASSETGSDGSNYIGVLSLDEGESWTKVIDRQLVKTINEPSWYAQVAQDYRFTSKGGIVGYDDQIIVCYYDHRQQKTYGVYKGTIAGASVAWEEWTDNLYFGGFTSARMAADVNGQRHVWISSAGAGSWKRPIEDAGPLPDAPEAPKDLEGQAVGAGQINLSWTDQATNESGFRIERKEAGGDFQQVGVRSANVTSFSDKGLKPQTAYTYRVYAFNAGGQSSFSNESTATTLEGEACASSTLVSNGEFRLDIQDWVLYNEGEEEGLTASTFRVVNDAQMSGEEAAFIEIEKAGDGPQKIQFFSPLTADLEGGVTYRLTFLAKAEQARNIETNVFIAAPPWTGFLKEPTAITTQVEQYTFEFTPPTETTNVRVDFFLGNNTANVWIDEVAIRRKCLVEPPFGAPKPPSDLMATSGPQQVALQWYDNADNETGFRIERRTLNSAFEEVAALTADTDNYTDNDLLSETTYEYRIKAYNGTGSSYYSNLIQATTAVGSIPVTAVALEECPAELLEVGAMHQLTYILTPENATEQGVSWSSSDESVLTVSATGEVQAIAQGQATVTIMTVDGEQTDACTIEVKENPPLDNDAAHTDIKLYPNPVIAGELTIIAPAMTQGRVQIFDLTGRLQWQGRKERWVKGVYHIKSLPQSLKGLFFIHIQSENSHWTSRILIQ